One Entelurus aequoreus isolate RoL-2023_Sb linkage group LG09, RoL_Eaeq_v1.1, whole genome shotgun sequence genomic window carries:
- the LOC133657748 gene encoding protein phosphatase 1 regulatory subunit 3C-B-like, which produces MSAASLLRSLSPSAMPGPVMPMDMAMRFYISHSPPPLRGFLSSYEAPRHRNKGRAQQDQAALRPCLSSQQRTAGCDGWGGKGLKKKVVFADTKGMSLTAIHVFSKNDDERGAGAVEELQFDLSDLESAAMELKISPVRTLALDFKQPSSDYLDFRNRLIRNAVCLENCSLQERSLSGTVKVRNVGFEKSVQVRTTFDSWTTFSDVDCTFMNNVYGCHDTDTFAFVLDLPANIPPQHLVEFCICFRVQDQVFWDNNDGKNYVIKHLDWAGGTSSDSVEHKKAAESRGGGVKEMDLEQFGSPRMCSGFFPGWQNWTQANTAVPYW; this is translated from the exons ATGAGCGCTGCCAG CCTCCTCAGGTCGTTGAGTCCGTCAGCGATGCCAGGTCCAGTAATGCCCATGGACATGGCCATGAGGTTCTACATCAGCCACTCTCCTCCTCCGCTCAGAGGCTTCCTCAGCTCCTATGAGGCCCCGAGGCATCGCAACAAGGGCCGGGCTCAGCAGGACCAGGCGGCGCTGCGGCCCTGTCTGAGCAGCCAGCAGAGGACGGCCGGCTGCGACGGCTGGGGCGGCAAAGGCTTGAAGAAGAAGGTGGTGTTCGCCGACACCAAGGGCATGTCGCTCACCGCCATCCACGTCTTCTCCAAGAACGACGACGAGCGCGGCGCGGGAGCCGTCGAGGAGCTGCAGTTCGACTTGAGCGACCTTGAGAGCGCCGCCATGGAGTTGAAGATCAGCCCGGTGCGAACCCTAGCTTTGGACTTCAAGCAGCCTTCATCTGACTACCTGGACTTCCGTAACCGCCTGATCCGGAACGCCGTCTGCCTGGAGAACTGCTCGCTGCAGGAGCGCTCGCTCTCCGGCACCGTCAAGGTCCGCAATGTGGGCTTTGAGAAGTCCGTGCAGGTGCGCACCACCTTCGACTCGTGGACCACCTTCAGCGACGTGGACTGCACCTTCATGAACAACGTGTACGGCTGCCACGACACCGACACCTTCGCCTTTGTGCTGGACCTGCCCGCAAACATACCCCCGCAGCACCTGGTGGAGTTCTGCATCTGCTTCAGGGTCCAGGACCAGGTATTTTGGGACAATAACGACGGCAAGAACTACGTGATCAAGCACCTGGATTGGGCCGGCGGCACCTCCTCGGACTCCGTCGAGCACAAGAAGGCGGCGGAGTCCAGAGGCGGTGGGGTGAAGGAGATGGACTTGGAACAGTTCGGCAGCCCGCGTATGTGCAGCGGCTTCTTCCCGGGCTGGCAGAACTGGACCCAGGCCAACACTGCCGTACCGTACTGGTGA